A genomic stretch from Chitinophagaceae bacterium includes:
- a CDS encoding LexA family transcriptional regulator: MAMANQNMKYLRKLRGFTQDEFAQKIGIKRSLVGAYEEERAEPNYEVLETVSDLFKVSIDDLLRKDLSETKGSYLAKRRQLKMLAETNVIHFVPVKAAAGYLNGYADPEFLDELNTFTLPMLTSGTYRAFEIIGDSMMPTPSGSVIVGAKVENLDDVKNNNAYIVLSKSEGVVYKRVLKSNRSKNKLTLLSDNPVYQPYQVNTEDVLEFWSAQMVISKVGQGQRWDVSNLASLVTNLQDQVNNLKKKMN, encoded by the coding sequence ATGGCAATGGCCAATCAAAACATGAAGTATTTGCGCAAGCTGCGTGGTTTTACACAGGACGAATTTGCTCAGAAAATCGGAATCAAACGCTCACTGGTGGGCGCCTATGAGGAAGAACGGGCAGAACCCAATTACGAAGTATTGGAAACAGTAAGCGATCTGTTTAAAGTGAGTATTGATGACCTGCTTCGTAAAGACCTGAGTGAAACAAAAGGCAGTTACCTTGCTAAACGCAGGCAATTAAAAATGCTCGCTGAAACCAATGTCATTCATTTTGTACCTGTAAAAGCAGCAGCCGGTTATTTGAATGGATATGCCGATCCTGAATTCCTCGATGAGCTGAATACATTTACTTTACCCATGCTCACCAGCGGCACTTACCGTGCATTTGAAATTATTGGTGACAGTATGATGCCAACACCCAGCGGCAGTGTAATTGTTGGTGCAAAGGTTGAAAACCTTGATGATGTAAAGAATAACAATGCCTATATCGTGTTGAGTAAATCGGAAGGAGTAGTGTATAAACGTGTATTAAAAAGCAACCGCAGCAAAAATAAATTGACTCTGCTCAGCGATAACCCGGTTTATCAACCATACCAGGTAAATACAGAAGATGTATTGGAGTTCTGGAGTGCACAAATGGTCATCAGCAAAGTAGGACAGGGCCAACGCTGGGATGTGAGCAATCTTGCATCACTGGTAACCAACCTGCAGGACCAGGTAAATAACCTTAAGAAGAAAATGAATTAA
- a CDS encoding serine hydrolase, translated as MQLINPGLNSSVTIRQLLAHESGYSDYTDEYMLQVSVAFQPARVWNAFETISFCHQINVPGAERQYSSTNYIMLGAIIETVTGKPMEQHYRERFFDKLGFTSMYLGGRESQNGHGELAAPHDNLSMFNPVFQMTGQPTFPDAYTNITRFPLDAIVSLAFSGGGIVSNAAELAEWRNALFGGRATSASTLQAMVNSIPATSDEDGDYLGYGIWTNKKISTTDYFVGHNGSAIGYRSLMMYQPDRKMTIALVTNYAGCNPYLIEKALYEALPNFICGNDNRKEWKILLCYKGKDICVAREAAPVHINKGAYLGSCSMELPAVQTSGTNSSIDQTNEETAFTAYPNPFSNQVTIQLKASKSGVVSLNLYDLNGKLVKHLFTGNMQEGTMKQVILQSNGLPAGTYICRLQTNAGISNRRLILNK; from the coding sequence TTGCAACTGATTAACCCCGGACTCAACAGTTCAGTTACAATTCGCCAGTTACTGGCACATGAAAGTGGTTACAGCGATTATACAGATGAATACATGTTACAGGTATCAGTCGCATTTCAGCCTGCACGGGTTTGGAATGCTTTTGAAACCATCAGTTTTTGTCACCAGATTAATGTTCCCGGTGCAGAACGCCAATACAGCAGTACCAATTACATTATGCTTGGTGCAATTATCGAAACTGTAACCGGCAAGCCAATGGAACAGCATTACAGGGAACGTTTTTTTGATAAGCTGGGGTTTACCTCTATGTATCTTGGTGGAAGAGAATCTCAAAATGGTCATGGTGAACTTGCAGCACCGCATGATAATTTGAGTATGTTTAATCCTGTTTTCCAAATGACGGGCCAACCAACATTTCCTGATGCTTATACGAATATTACAAGATTTCCTTTAGATGCAATTGTATCACTTGCTTTCAGCGGTGGTGGTATTGTTTCCAATGCGGCTGAGCTGGCTGAATGGCGAAATGCATTGTTTGGTGGAAGAGCAACAAGTGCTTCTACCCTGCAAGCAATGGTAAACTCTATTCCGGCAACCTCTGATGAAGATGGCGATTATCTTGGATATGGTATCTGGACAAATAAAAAAATAAGTACAACAGATTACTTTGTTGGCCATAATGGAAGTGCAATTGGTTACAGATCATTAATGATGTATCAGCCCGACCGTAAAATGACCATTGCCTTAGTAACCAATTACGCAGGCTGCAATCCATATTTAATTGAAAAAGCATTGTATGAAGCGCTGCCCAATTTTATCTGCGGAAATGATAACCGCAAAGAGTGGAAAATACTGCTTTGTTACAAAGGAAAAGATATTTGCGTTGCAAGAGAAGCTGCTCCGGTTCATATAAACAAAGGAGCCTATCTTGGTTCCTGCAGTATGGAATTACCTGCTGTACAAACCAGTGGCACTAACAGCAGTATAGATCAGACAAATGAAGAAACAGCATTTACTGCTTATCCGAATCCATTCAGCAACCAGGTTACAATTCAGCTGAAAGCATCAAAAAGCGGAGTAGTGAGTTTGAACCTGTATGATCTCAATGGTAAATTGGTAAAACACCTGTTTACAGGAAACATGCAGGAAGGAACGATGAAACAGGTAATACTTCAATCAAATGGATTACCAGCTGGCACATATATCTGCCGTTTACAAACCAATGCAGGCATCAGTAACCGAAGATTGATATTGAATAAATAG
- a CDS encoding CBS domain-containing protein, protein MRTAADILKNKPHIFNVIDADAKVIEALQLMSSVNLSYLVVKKMNEFAGIFSERDYSRNVILKGLHSDSATVKEVMGSNLPVIGSEESVESCMKLLNSHKTRYLLVFDNTQFQGVITINDVLREAIAHKGIALDEQVVKETTEMQDKIF, encoded by the coding sequence ATGAGAACTGCCGCCGACATTTTAAAAAACAAGCCTCACATATTTAATGTAATTGATGCCGATGCAAAGGTGATAGAAGCCCTTCAACTGATGAGTTCGGTAAACCTCAGTTATCTTGTTGTAAAAAAAATGAATGAATTCGCTGGAATATTTTCTGAACGGGATTACAGCCGGAATGTAATTTTAAAAGGACTGCATAGTGACTCGGCAACGGTGAAAGAGGTAATGGGCAGTAACTTGCCGGTAATCGGATCAGAAGAATCAGTAGAATCCTGTATGAAACTTCTAAACAGTCATAAAACAAGATATCTTCTGGTATTTGATAATACACAGTTTCAGGGAGTAATTACCATCAATGATGTTTTGCGGGAAGCAATTGCCCACAAAGGAATTGCTCTTGATGAGCAGGTGGTGAAAGAAACAACTGAAATGCAGGATAAGATTTTTTAG
- the lpxB gene encoding lipid-A-disaccharide synthase, translating to MNYYIIAGEASGDLHGSNLIKELHHKDSMANIRCWGGDKMQAAGATLVKHYRDLAFMGFVEVLKNISIIFKSLSFCKEDILLHKPDVLILIDYPGFNLRIAKWAKENNIKVVYYISPQVWAWKENRVKMMKQCIDLMLVILPFEKEYYKNKWNWDVEYVGHPLVEEVENFQLKNQRDRFSDKPVIALLPGSRKQEILKKLPVMLEVSKEFPAYQFIIARAPGLDDSFYTEMIKEYSNVSSVSNETYSLLQQSAAALVTSGTATLETALFNVPQVVCYKGNEISYQIAKRLINIKYISLVNLIMDKEVVKELIQHEMNAECVISELSKILPGKEKSKLILTDYRLLKEKLDKGGFASAKAADAILQFMNR from the coding sequence ATGAATTATTATATAATAGCAGGTGAAGCAAGCGGCGATTTGCACGGAAGCAATTTAATTAAGGAACTGCACCATAAAGACTCAATGGCAAATATCCGTTGCTGGGGTGGCGATAAAATGCAGGCTGCCGGTGCAACATTGGTAAAGCATTACCGAGACCTTGCATTTATGGGTTTTGTGGAAGTACTGAAAAATATCAGCATTATTTTTAAAAGCCTCTCGTTCTGCAAAGAAGATATTCTGCTGCATAAACCGGATGTATTAATATTAATTGATTATCCGGGCTTCAACTTACGTATTGCCAAATGGGCCAAAGAAAATAATATAAAGGTTGTTTATTACATTTCACCACAGGTATGGGCATGGAAAGAAAACAGGGTAAAGATGATGAAACAATGTATTGATCTGATGCTGGTGATTTTACCTTTCGAAAAAGAATACTATAAAAATAAATGGAACTGGGATGTTGAATATGTGGGGCATCCACTTGTTGAAGAAGTTGAAAATTTTCAATTGAAAAATCAGCGTGACCGTTTTTCTGACAAACCGGTTATTGCCCTTTTGCCCGGCAGCCGCAAACAGGAGATCTTAAAAAAACTTCCTGTTATGCTGGAAGTAAGTAAAGAATTTCCTGCATACCAGTTTATTATTGCCAGAGCCCCCGGCCTTGATGATTCATTTTATACAGAGATGATTAAAGAATACAGCAATGTATCATCAGTAAGCAATGAAACATATTCTTTGTTACAGCAATCAGCAGCAGCGCTTGTAACATCGGGTACTGCAACATTAGAAACAGCATTATTTAATGTGCCGCAGGTTGTATGCTATAAAGGCAATGAAATAAGTTACCAGATCGCCAAACGGCTGATTAACATCAAATACATTTCACTTGTTAATCTTATTATGGATAAAGAAGTGGTAAAAGAATTGATTCAGCATGAAATGAATGCAGAGTGTGTTATCTCCGAACTAAGTAAAATACTTCCCGGTAAAGAAAAAAGTAAATTAATCCTTACTGATTACAGGCTGCTTAAAGAAAAGCTGGATAAAGGTGGGTTTGCGTCGGCAAAAGCAGCAGATGCAATTCTTCAGTTTATGAATCGTTGA